GCCGAATCTGAACGACCCCGCGTATCTGGACCAGATGCGCCGACACACGTATGTGCTGGCGACAGGAGTGCACGATCAGTGCTGGAATGACAATGAGAGGCTGGCGGCGGCGATGCGCGCAAAGGGCATTCCGGTGCGGCTGGATGTGTGGGGCGATAACGCGCGGCATGATTGGCCATGGTGGCAGAGGATGGTTCAGGTGTATCTGTGAAGAACAGAGGGCAGGCAGTAGAGGGTAGAGAGTAGAGGAGGACGGGAACGGTGAAGAAGATTGGCGTGCTGTTTGGGATGGAGAATACGTTTCCGGGAGCGCTGGTGGAGCGCATCAACTCGATGGAGCTTGACGACATCCGCGCGGAGTTCGTGCAGGTGGGTGGTGTGAAGGAAGCCGACCCGAGCGGGTATGCGGTGATCGTCGACCGCATCTCGCACGATATGCCGTTCTATCGCGCGTACCTGAAGAACGCGGCGTTGACCGGAACGCAGATCATCAACAATCCGTTCTGGTGGTCGGCGGACGATAAGTTTTTTAACTACTCGCTGGCGAAGATGCTCGGAGTGGCCGTGCCGAGGACAGTGCTGCTGCCGCACAAGCTGTTTCCGCCGGAGATCAATGTGCAGTCGGTGCGCAATCTTGAGTTTCCGCTCAACTGGGAGGCGATCTTCGACTACGTAAAGTTTCCCGCGTTCCTGAAGCCGCATGACGGTGGCGGATGGCGCGATGTGCACCACGTGCACAATCCGGATGAGTTCTTCCGCGCGTATGACTCGACGCGCGACCTCTGCATGACGCTGCAGGCCGCGGTGAACTTCAACGAGTACTTCCGCTGTTATGTGGTGGGGCAGAAAGACGTGCACATCATGCCCTACGATCCGCGCCGTCCGCACCATGAGCGTTACGTGCTCGACCCGCCGGAGTATCCGAAGGAGTTGCTGGCGCGTGTGGAGAAGGATGCGCGAACGCTGTGCCAGGCGCTGGGGTATGACCTGAACACGGTCGAGTTTGCGGTTGAGGATGGCGTGCCGTACGCCATCGATTTCATGAATCCTGCACCGGACGCCGATGTGCACTCGGTCGGCCAGAAGAACTTTGACTGGATCGTGGACAAGGTCGCGAACCTCGCGGTCGAGAAGGCGAAGCTTGCCGGTGCGCCACCGAAGGAGTTGAAGTGGTCGAGCTTTTTGGGCGGATGGGAGACGGGCGGAAAGAAAGCCGCCGCGAAGAAAACGCCGGGATCGACGACGCGGGCCGCGATTGCAAAGAACGCAAGTGAAAAGCGTGAGGTGAAGACAATGGCAAAAAAGGTGAAGGGTGCAGAGGCGAAGAGCCAGGAGCGGGATGAGCCGGATATGGTGAAGGCGCATGCCGAAAATCTGAAGGCGGCCAATGTGAAGGGCGCACAGATCGAGACGAGGCGGGCCCAGCTGCCGCCCAACAAGCGGTAAGAGATGCGACTGCATGTGGCAAGTTGAAGGGTCGAGGAGACAGGATGCGGCCAACGTTTTCGCTGGGAATTGAGGAGGAGTACCAGACAATCGATCCGGAGACACGCGATCTGCGGTCGCACATCAAGACCGAGATGCTGTCGAAGGGGAAGCTGCGTCTTGAGGAGCGCGTCAAGGCCGAGATGCATCAGTCGGTCATTGAGGTCGGCACGCGAGTTTGCCGGAACATCGAAGAGGCGCGCGAGGACCTGTACGACCTGCGGCGCAACATGATTCACCTTGCCGAAGAGAACGGCCTCATGCTCGTCGCCGGTGCGACTCATCCGTTCGCCGACTGGCGCGCGCAGGAGATCTATCCGGACCCGCGGTATGACAAGGTCGTCGAAGATCTGCAGCTTGTCGCGCGCGCGAACCTCATCTTCGGCCTGCACGTGCATGTCGGGATCGAGGACCGCGAGGCGGCAATACGAATCATGAATTCGCTGCGGTATTTTTTGCCGCATATTTTGGCGCTGAGCACGAATTCGCCGTTCTGGCTGGGAATGGAGACCGGCTACAAGAGCTATCGGGCGAAGGTCTTCGAGAACTTCCCGCGCACGAATCTTCCCGACAGCTTCGGCAGCTACTCTGAGTTTGAGAACTATGTAAACCTGCTGATCAAAACCAACTGCATCGACAACGCGAAGAAGATCTGGTGGGATGTGCGCCCGCATCCGTTCTTCAACACCGTGGAGGTTCGCGTCTGCGATATTCCGATGCGCGCCGAGGAGACGGTCGCGATTGCCGCGCTCATCCAGGCGACGGCGGCAAAGCTCTGCCGGCTCCACGAGCGTAATCAGGACTACAGGCAGTACTCACGCGCGCTACTGATGGAGAACAAGTTTCGCGCGGTGCGGTACGGGCTGGAGGGCAAGCTGATTGACTTCGGAAAAGAGGAAGAGGTTCCGGAGTGCGACCTGATATTGGAGTATCTGGAGTTTATCGATGATGTTGTGGATGAGCTGGAATCCAGGCCGGCGATCGAGCATATTCGCGAGATGATTCGCGATGGATCCGGCGCGGACCGGCAGTTGCGCGTCTATAGAGAGACGGGCGATTTGAAGAAGGTCGTTGATTACATGGCGGAAGAGACCCGAGCGGGACTTTAAGGCAAGTGGTTAGTCGTTAGTAAAAACGTTCAGGAGCGAATGGAATTTGGAAATTGTGAAGACAACTGCCACGGATTTGCGGACCGTGACTTTTCCCGAGGAGTTTCGCGCGGGTGCGCGCAACGCAGCGACAACGTGTCTCAGGATTCAACCGAGCGAGAAGGTCACGCTCATCACCGATGAGGCCACGCGCGAGATTGCGGCGTCGATTGCCGTTGAGCTGGATGCGATCGGCTGCCGGTGGAACGCGTTCGTGCTGGAGGAGCTCGCCGAACGGCCGCTGAAGGAGATGCCGAAGGCGGTGCTCGACGACATGGAGAGCTCTGCGGTGTCGATCTTCGCCGTGCTGGTGCAGCCGAACGAACTGCGCAGCCGAATGCAGATGACGGACGTGGTGAACCGCCGCAGGATGCGGCACGCGCACATGGTGAACATCACGCCGGAGGTGATGGTGCAGGGCATGCGCGCGGACTTCAACGCGGTCGATCGGCTCAGCCAGAAGGTGCTTGAGAAGGTGAGGGCAGCGAAGTACGTGCGGGCTACAAGTGGCGCCGGGACGAACATCTTTGCTGAATTAGAGCCGAACTACAAGTGGTTCAAGACGTCCGGAATCATCAGCCCCGAGAAGTGGGGCAATCTGCCCGGCGGCGAGTGCTTCACAGCGCCCGGCGAGGTGAACGGCGTGTTTGTCGTCGATGGTGTGGTCGGTGATTTTCTGTGCGCGCGTTTCGGCATCCTGCGCAAAACACCGCTGACGATTCACGTGGGCCACAACCGCATCACGAGCGTGGAATGCACGAACAAGGAGCTCGAGCAGGCGTTCTGGGAGTACACGCACACCGACGAGAACTCGGACCGTGTGGGAGAGTTTGCGATCGGCACGAACATTGGCGTCTCGCGCGTGATTGGGAACATCCTGCAGGATGAAAAATTCCCAGGCATTCACATCGCGTTCGGCGATCCGTATGGAGCGCACACCGGCGCGCCGTGGAAATCGACGACTCACATCGATGTTGTGGGACTCGAGTTCAATATCTGGCTGGGCGATGGGACGAATGAAGAGCAGATTATGAGCGCGGGAAAGTTTCTCCTAGAGGCCTAGGGAAGCGAGTCAGCGGGTCAGCGAGTCAGCAAGTCAGGGAAAGTAGATGCTCGAGCCGTATCGCACTGCATTCAATGAGCAGTTCACGTTGGGCAAGTATGCGCAACTGCTGCGGCTGCTCAATGAGCGCACGCGCACCGAGGTGGACTTTCGCGTCGCCGAAACGCCGTGCTTCTTTGCGCCGGAGTTGATGGAGAAGCTGGTGCGCACCGGCGAGGAGCTGACTGCCGAACTGCTCGGCGACGAACAGTACATGCGCGATTCGGATCGAGCGATTCCAGCGGAGTATCGCGTTCCCGGCGAGAACGCGCACCCGCACTTCATGACCGTCGACTTCGGCCTGGCGCGGAGTGCGGCCGGAGAGCTCGAACCAAAGCTCGTCGAGATGCAGGCGTTTCCGTCGGTCTTCGGATACCAGGCCGTGCTCTCGCGGGCCTACAAGGAGGTGTACGAACTCGATGAAGGGCTGCACTATCTGCTTGGCGGAATGGACGAAGCGGCGTACTGGTCGGTGCTGCGCGAGGTGATCGTCGGCCAGCGCGACCCGGAGAATGTGGTTCTGCTGGAGATTGAGCCGGAGAGGCAGAAGACGCTGCCGGACTTTCGCGTGCATGAGGAGCGGCTCGGCATTCGCACCGTCGATATCGCGACGGTAGTGAAGGAGGGGAAGCGGCTGTTCTACAAACCGGATGGCGAGCGCCGCGCGAATCGGGCGCTGGTGCCGATTGAGCGGATTTATAACCGCGCGATCGTGGACGAACTGGTCAGGAAGGGAATCAAGCTGCCGTTCGACTACCGCGAGGAGTTGGACGTCGAATGGGCGGGCCACCCGAACTGGTACTTCCGGATTAGCAAGTTCTCGATTCCATATCTGAAGCACCCGGCTGTTCCGGCGGCGGTGTTCCTGGACGACTGGTTTGCCGGGAAGGGCCGCGAGCGGCTGCCCCGCGACCGCAGCCAATGGATTTTGAAGCCGCTTTATTCATTTGCGGGCAAGGGGATACAGTTCGCACCCAGCGACGACGATCTGGCCGCCATTCCTGACGGAGAACGACATAATTATCTGCTTCAGGAGCGGGTGCAGTTTGAGCCGGTAATCTGCACCCCGGAGGGGATGACACAGGCGGAGATCCGGATCCTGTATGCATGGCCGGACGGGGGTAAGATGACGCCGCTGATCAGCCTGGTACGCATGGGGCGCGGGCTGATGATGGGGGTCGACCATAACCGGGACCGGACATGGGTCGGGGGTTCCGCGGGCCTGATCCCAAAAACAGCACCTTAGTAATGGTTCTACCGGGGTACAGCCGGGGTACAATCGTGCCACAATCGGTGCTGCCAAAAGACTGACCCGTAAGAGGAACTTATATGACGCTGAGTACCCCCGCGAGTGATCCGGTTCGTGCAGCGGTGCGTTTTCCGCTGCGGCTCGATCTGACGCTCACGTCAGAGGACCGCGAGTATCATGCCGTGACGGAGGACGTCTCTTCGGCGGGGCTGCTTTTTGTCAGTGACGAGGTACCTCCATTGGACAGCACGGTGCGTTTTCAGATAAAAATGCCGGCTGCCATTATGGGCGGGACAGAGGATGTTTTGCTGGACTGTGTTGGACGAATCGTTCGACATGACTTTTCCGCGGGCCGCAGCCGCGCCGCGGCTGTAATTGATAAGTACTCCCTAAGGGCTGAACGCCATGACCACTGATGGACCTAAAAACACAGTAACCAAAGCTCCTGAGAATGGAGCCGCGAATCCAGGGCCGGGAATCCGGGTAATCCTGGCGGACTCCCAGGCGATTTACCGCGTCGGAATGCGCAAGGTGTTTGCGCTGGAGGACGACATACGTGTCGTCGCGCAGGCGGAGACGCTGGAGAATCTGTACGCAGCGCTGCAGCGCTTCCCGACCGATGTTGTGTTGCTCGAAGGGCAGCTCATCGCGGGCACCGTCGACGCGATTCCGCAGTTTGTGCGCCGCGCGCCAAACGCGAAGCTGATCGTGCAGGTATCTGAAAGCGACGAGAGCAACACCGTCGAACTGTATCGCCGCGGTGTGCGCGGCGTTGTTCCGCGGTCGATCTCGCCGGACCTTCTGGTGAAGTGTGTGCGCAAGATCGCCGCAGGCGAGACCTGGATCGATAATCAGTCGATCTCGTGGGTCATCGATGCGTACCGCGCGCAGGCAGCGTCGCTGACCAATCCGCGGACACAGCCAAGGCTCTCTGACAAGGAACTCGCAATCATTGCCTGCATTACACGTGGCATGAGGAACAAGGAGATCGCGTACCAGATTGGGACGACCGAGCAGGTGGTGAAGAACTATCTGCGCAAGGTCTACGACAAGCTGGGCGTGAGTGATCGCCTGGAACTGGCGCTCTACTGCCTACACCACCAGATCCTGAAACAGGAGACGGCGGCGGCGGAGATGGCGTACGTGGATCCCGGCGTTCCACTGCGTGCGAAGCTCTAGACTGTTTGTCTGAACTTCAGTCTGAGGGCTGCGCGCCAGGATGTTTCTGAAGCCGTTTCGATCCCTGAATCCCGCGCAGTGGCGAACCTTTTCGGCTTGCTTTCTCGGCTGGTCGCTGGATGCGTTCGATTTCTTCCTGCTGACATTCTGCCTCGATTCAATCGCAGCCACGTTTCACATCAGCCTCGCGACGGCGGCAGACAGCATCACGTGGACGCTGTGCATGCGGCCGGTGGGTGCGCTGCTGTTCGGTCTGCTGGCGGAGAAGATTGGCCGGCGTCCTACGCTGATACTGAACGTGCTGACCTTCTCGATCTTTGGGGTAGGTTCAGCCTTTGCGCCGACCTTTACGGGCTTCCTGGTGATGCGCGCGTTGTTTGGCGTGGCGATGGGCGGGGAGTGGGGCGTGGGTGCGGCGCTGGCACTGGAGTCGATTCCGGCAGATGTGCGAGGGTTCTTCTCCGGGCTGCTGCAGGAAGGCTACATGGCAGGAAATCTGCTCGCCGCCGCGGCTTATGGCTCGATCTACCCGCACCTGCATGCGCATGGCTTCATGACGAAGTGGCGGATGTTGTTTCTGCTGGGCGGAATTCCCGCGGCGCTTGCCGCGTTCATCTCAGTCGGAGTGGAGGAATCGCCGGCGTGGAAGCGGGGGCGGACAAGGAACCAGGGCGAGAGCTATCGTGCGCTGTGGAAGTCGCTGCCAATGTTCTGTTTTCTGGCGTTCCTCATGTTTGGATTCAACTCGTTCAGTCACGGGACGCAGGACCTGTACCCCACGTTTCTGAAGCACGACAAAGGGCTGAGCGTACAGATGACTTCGCTCGTGTCGATGCTTGGGACCGTGGGGGCCTTCGTCGGCGGGATTTGTGCCGGGACGCTTTCGGAGAGATTCGGACGGCGGCGGATGATCGTTCTCGCGGTATTGCTGGCTGTGCCCGTGATCCCGCTATGGATCTGGAGCCACACGGCGGCCATGCTGGCGCTCGGCGGGTTTCTGATGCAATTGATGGTGCAGGGGGCGTGGGGGGTGATTCCGGTGCACCTGAACGAGCTGTCGCCGGGGGCGGTAAGGGCGGTGCTTCCGGGATTGGCTTATCAGTTGGGGAATCTGGGGTCCTCCAGGAACGGGCACTTTCAGGCGGAGGTGGCGCAACGGGTGTTCGGAGGACGACTTGCGCCTGTATTGGGCTGGACGGTAGTGTTCTGTGCGGTGTTCATCGCCGTGGTGACCTCGCTTGGGCGAGAGGCGCGCGGAGCGGATTTATCAGGCGGCGAGACAGCAGGCGTCTAAGGAGATAAGAGGTAGTGATGGAAATGGGGACCACAACAGCGCCGGAGCTCACGCAGGCCAAACCGTATTTGATCGAGCAGGATTGGGCAGCGTATACGCCGGAGCAGCACGCGATCTGGTCGGAGCTGGTGGGGCGGAGGATGCCGCAGCTGGAGAAACATGCGTGCGCGGAATATCTGGACGGGTTTGGCCGGATTGGATTGCAGCAGGACCAACTGCCGAATCTGACGGAGGTGACGAAGAGACTGCGGCCACGGACGGGATGGAGCTCGACGCCGGTGAGCGGTTTTCTGCCGGCGGGTGCGTTCTTCGAGATGCTGGCGGCGCGGATGTTTCCGACGACGACGTGGATTCGCAGCCGGGAGTCACTGGAGTACACGCCGGAGCCGGACATCTTCCACGACGTGTTTGGGCACGTGCCGATGCATGCGCATCCGGTGTTTGCGGACTTTCTGCAGCACTACGGGAAGCTGTGCGCTGGATTGACGAAGAAGGATGACCTGGAGCGGCTGGGCCGGCTGTTCTGGTTCACAGTGGAGTTCGGGGTTATTCGGCAGGAAGGGGAGATCAAGGTGTACGGGAGTGGGTTGATCTCATCGCATGGGGAGTGCACGCACGTAATCAACGGCGGGCCGGAGATTCGGGAGTTTGACCTGGCGAAGGTGCTGGACACGGTGGTGGATGTGGCGAAGATGCAGCCGGTGCTGTACGCGATTGAGAGCTTCGATCAGATTTACGAGGCGACCAAGGAGGCGGAGTCGCGGCTGGGATGAGGGTACCCCCTCCCCCCGTACTTTTTCGCGCAAAATCTTCAAAACAGAAGACTTGAGGGTGGACCTAGATGCGCGGAACAATGAAAGGCGTGCAAAGTCTTCAAAACAAAGGGGTAGAGTTCACAGGTGTCTGCGGTCGGAATGGATAGAGGAGCGCGGATGTTGCTGAAGATGTTGGGGTTGTTAGTGGTTGCAGCCGTCGGGTTGCCGGTGTTTGGGCAGGCGGCCCCTCCGGCGACTTCATATGTTCGGCCGACGCCGCCGACGCGCGACCCGCACACGCCTGGGTTCGTGAAGGCGACGGAGTTGCCAGACGGGGAGGTCCCGCCGCCGGATAAGGATGGGAACTTCATCATCGGGCCGACGCATGCGCCGGCCCCCGGAATGCAGGTTTCGGACCCGAGGGGCGAGCTGCGGGGGCAGGTGATCGAGTTCACGATGAGCTCGGCGGAGAGCAAGTTCTATCCGGGAATTGCGCGGGATAAAGGGACCTTTGGCACGCCAGACCCGAACGATCCGGCGAAGCTGGTGGTGACGACGAGCCACCCGGCACCGTGGACGCGCAAGGTGACGGTGTATGTGCCGAAGGAGTATGCGGCGGGGACGGTGGCGCCGTTCATTGTGGGAGCGGATGGGCCGGACTGGATGCTGTTTACGGCGATCGATGCGCTGCTGGCGGAGAGGAAGCTGCCGGTGATGATTGCGGTGTCGATCCAGAACGGTGGAGGGGATGCGCAGGGGAGTGAGCGGGGGCTCGAGTACGACACGATGTCCGGCAAGTATGCGGAGTGGGTGGAGAACGAGGTGCTGCCGCGCGTGGAGCGGGAGGCGCATGTGCGGCTGACGAAGGACCCGGATGGAAGGGCGACGATGGGCGGGAGCTCGGGTGGGTCGTGCGCGCTGGAGATGGCGTGGTATCACCCGGAGTGGTATCACCGGGTGCTGACGTACTCGGGGACGTTTGTGAATCAGCAGTGGCCGCCGAATGCGGAGACTCCAGGAGGGGCGTGGGGGTTTCATGAGCGGCTGATTCCCGAGTCGGCGAAGACGCCGATTCGGATTTGGATGGAGGTTGGGGATAGGGATTTGCTGAACCCGAACGCGATGCGCGATGGCATGCATGACTGGGTGGTGGCGAATGAAGACATGGCGAAGGTGCTGGCGGCGAAGGGATATCACTATCAGTTTGTGTTTGCCGAGAATGCAGGGCACGTCGATCGCGCGGTGAAGGCGCAGACGCTGCCGGAGGCGCTAGAGTATGTGTGGCGGGGGTATCGGAAGTAGGTGAGATTGGACGAAACGAATGGACGTTGAATCGCTTGCAACTGCGGAACAGATGGACGATTGTCGGCTTCTTAGCTTGTCTTCCTTAGAAAAGGTGCCGTTTTGGGGACTACGAATTGTCGTTGACGAGATGATGCCGGCGGCAGGGCCTGAAAATCCTGAGAGAGACTTCACGCCAGAATTGGCGGCGCGGATTCGAGCAGAGATGGCGATGAGGCCTCAGCGTGAATCACGCCGATTTGAAATTGCGTGGCGCGAGTGCGTCAGTTATCTGGTGCAGAACGAATGCTACGGACGTTATCCGGAAGCGCCAGAGATGTTCAGCGGCAAGTTCTTCCGTCGATTCTCGTGGTCGCATCTGCTAGAGCTCACGCGCAAGACGAGCTATGTCTCGGACGATCACCCCGGCTCCGGGCCGTTCCAGCATGTCTCTGTTGTTTGTTCCGATGATG
This Acidobacteriaceae bacterium DNA region includes the following protein-coding sequences:
- a CDS encoding carboxylate-amine ligase, producing the protein MRPTFSLGIEEEYQTIDPETRDLRSHIKTEMLSKGKLRLEERVKAEMHQSVIEVGTRVCRNIEEAREDLYDLRRNMIHLAEENGLMLVAGATHPFADWRAQEIYPDPRYDKVVEDLQLVARANLIFGLHVHVGIEDREAAIRIMNSLRYFLPHILALSTNSPFWLGMETGYKSYRAKVFENFPRTNLPDSFGSYSEFENYVNLLIKTNCIDNAKKIWWDVRPHPFFNTVEVRVCDIPMRAEETVAIAALIQATAAKLCRLHERNQDYRQYSRALLMENKFRAVRYGLEGKLIDFGKEEEVPECDLILEYLEFIDDVVDELESRPAIEHIREMIRDGSGADRQLRVYRETGDLKKVVDYMAEETRAGL
- a CDS encoding aminopeptidase, encoding MKTTATDLRTVTFPEEFRAGARNAATTCLRIQPSEKVTLITDEATREIAASIAVELDAIGCRWNAFVLEELAERPLKEMPKAVLDDMESSAVSIFAVLVQPNELRSRMQMTDVVNRRRMRHAHMVNITPEVMVQGMRADFNAVDRLSQKVLEKVRAAKYVRATSGAGTNIFAELEPNYKWFKTSGIISPEKWGNLPGGECFTAPGEVNGVFVVDGVVGDFLCARFGILRKTPLTIHVGHNRITSVECTNKELEQAFWEYTHTDENSDRVGEFAIGTNIGVSRVIGNILQDEKFPGIHIAFGDPYGAHTGAPWKSTTHIDVVGLEFNIWLGDGTNEEQIMSAGKFLLEA
- a CDS encoding PilZ domain-containing protein; the encoded protein is MTLSTPASDPVRAAVRFPLRLDLTLTSEDREYHAVTEDVSSAGLLFVSDEVPPLDSTVRFQIKMPAAIMGGTEDVLLDCVGRIVRHDFSAGRSRAAAVIDKYSLRAERHDH
- a CDS encoding response regulator transcription factor, which gives rise to MTTDGPKNTVTKAPENGAANPGPGIRVILADSQAIYRVGMRKVFALEDDIRVVAQAETLENLYAALQRFPTDVVLLEGQLIAGTVDAIPQFVRRAPNAKLIVQVSESDESNTVELYRRGVRGVVPRSISPDLLVKCVRKIAAGETWIDNQSISWVIDAYRAQAASLTNPRTQPRLSDKELAIIACITRGMRNKEIAYQIGTTEQVVKNYLRKVYDKLGVSDRLELALYCLHHQILKQETAAAEMAYVDPGVPLRAKL
- a CDS encoding MFS transporter, which encodes MFLKPFRSLNPAQWRTFSACFLGWSLDAFDFFLLTFCLDSIAATFHISLATAADSITWTLCMRPVGALLFGLLAEKIGRRPTLILNVLTFSIFGVGSAFAPTFTGFLVMRALFGVAMGGEWGVGAALALESIPADVRGFFSGLLQEGYMAGNLLAAAAYGSIYPHLHAHGFMTKWRMLFLLGGIPAALAAFISVGVEESPAWKRGRTRNQGESYRALWKSLPMFCFLAFLMFGFNSFSHGTQDLYPTFLKHDKGLSVQMTSLVSMLGTVGAFVGGICAGTLSERFGRRRMIVLAVLLAVPVIPLWIWSHTAAMLALGGFLMQLMVQGAWGVIPVHLNELSPGAVRAVLPGLAYQLGNLGSSRNGHFQAEVAQRVFGGRLAPVLGWTVVFCAVFIAVVTSLGREARGADLSGGETAGV
- a CDS encoding phenylalanine 4-monooxygenase; this encodes MGTTTAPELTQAKPYLIEQDWAAYTPEQHAIWSELVGRRMPQLEKHACAEYLDGFGRIGLQQDQLPNLTEVTKRLRPRTGWSSTPVSGFLPAGAFFEMLAARMFPTTTWIRSRESLEYTPEPDIFHDVFGHVPMHAHPVFADFLQHYGKLCAGLTKKDDLERLGRLFWFTVEFGVIRQEGEIKVYGSGLISSHGECTHVINGGPEIREFDLAKVLDTVVDVAKMQPVLYAIESFDQIYEATKEAESRLG
- a CDS encoding alpha/beta hydrolase-fold protein; this encodes MLLKMLGLLVVAAVGLPVFGQAAPPATSYVRPTPPTRDPHTPGFVKATELPDGEVPPPDKDGNFIIGPTHAPAPGMQVSDPRGELRGQVIEFTMSSAESKFYPGIARDKGTFGTPDPNDPAKLVVTTSHPAPWTRKVTVYVPKEYAAGTVAPFIVGADGPDWMLFTAIDALLAERKLPVMIAVSIQNGGGDAQGSERGLEYDTMSGKYAEWVENEVLPRVEREAHVRLTKDPDGRATMGGSSGGSCALEMAWYHPEWYHRVLTYSGTFVNQQWPPNAETPGGAWGFHERLIPESAKTPIRIWMEVGDRDLLNPNAMRDGMHDWVVANEDMAKVLAAKGYHYQFVFAENAGHVDRAVKAQTLPEALEYVWRGYRK